The region ATTTTGTCAATCGCCTCCGTCTTGAACGTAGGCTGTGACTGGAATCACTCCCTAAACGCTATATAGTGACCTATAGCAAGCTCGCCATTTTTTGTAGTATAGGTTATCCCCTTTATAATGTCCTCAATTTATCTCACAACGCATTTTGAAAAGGGACAAACGACGGTGAATAGAAAAGAAAATCCCATGAAGCAATGCAGCAATATAGACAAAGTAACACATCACAACAAGGATGGACATGAAGTTCTTTgtattaattaagaaaaaaaaatgtgtgcaaatcAATATGTTACAATTTATTAGTTCAATATTTAGGTTCACCACCTCAAGTCGAGCGAGCAAATTGTAATTATGAAATATCAGTGACGTGATTGATTGTCTTCCCGGGTTAGTGTTCAATTGATGTTTTAACTATATAGTCCACCCGGGCTGTATAAAATTCAGAATTCCTAAATTCCAATTCAGTTTTTGAATTGAGGTGGTTTGAAATtttaattgcatgaaattaaaaaatcatgGTGCATTTAACAATGAAGCTTTACAGTATTAGCCTACAATATAAATTtcatataaatattattataggGACTTTGTACACAATtcttaattacagtaaatagtaGGGATGCAACGATATCCAAATATCACGACGCGATATGAAGGTCACTATGCCATAactatcacgatattgtggggagattggaaatataaaaaaggtcacgatattgttttttaaaaaacgctcatacaaaaaaaaacacaatattgtgcttttgtacaaacCAGTAATgtatataaacaacctacaatctcaaATAATATTTACAATCTTGTTTAATACTTCCGTTTCacctgaccattagcgtggattttaaacatagaagggccaaaacatgccttgtgaaaattaaactgcactaaaaactaGCCACTAgagtgctagaactgcacaaatggaaatcaaccagattttttttttaaaacagatgtGCTGTTTTTAGCATCGTGCCATGCCGGCGAAAtcgtggcagttttaatatcgcgacaTAACAATATTGCAtcatcgttacatccctagtaaacatcattaaaattGTTCAAAACTTAGAAATTGCTTCTTGGTATATCAACATTCAGAATACTTTCCTTTTATCTAAGTCTTTAAAATGTCTGGCCAAACATTTTGGACAATATACAGGCTCATTCTCACTGATATGTGATGAGAATGAGTTTCTCTCAATTCAGTTGAATTCACTTCCACTTCCTGCAATccaaatttgaattaaattcaACATCCTGTGGGGTTGAGTCAATTCAAAAtcatccattgaattgaattctgaaatttaaaattttgaacAGTCCCCGTAGACgactattaaaattattatatattttttttaaatggacggCACATATCAGATCAGTAAGCAGGCGTACATCCTAGAATTcagtattagcattagcattccgCTAAACGTGACCACTTGATCCATCCCAGTCTGGCAAGGTGACGGCGGACAACAGCGTGGGCCGCTTCCTGATGGACCTGGTCAACAAGGTGCCCACCATCTCAGCGGAGGACTTTGAGAATATGATCAACTCGAACATCAACGTACGTTGGACTTTCTTTTGAAAGATGATTCATGgctttgagtttgtttttttcacaaaaataggATAAACCAGCACGAGAAGTAATTGCCATGTCAAATGTTTCCTTGCAGGACCTCCTGATGGTGACCTACCTGTCCAACCTGACCCAAGCACAGATCGCCCTTAACGAGAAGCTTGTGCTTCTCTGATGCGCCGTTTCGTTTTTGTGTACAATTGTTCTTTTTCTCAAAtgaataaaagcaaaatattcAGAGTCCATTCCCCTTCAAGCCTCTTTAGGAGTTATTTGTGCAACAATTTGACTTTATAGGCACGTTTTTGTGATTATAGAATATAACATAGAACAAATGGATAGCATCGCAACGGTAACTGAAACAATTTATACAAATGTAGTCAGGGTTGGAATTTCCTAGTAACTCACTATTCAATGACATCAATAGTATCACAATGAAGTGACAACTATACGATATTTAACGGTATGAAAATGCTCAACCTGTACTGTAGTGTACATATTTGGTTTTAATTTGTTGATAATAATTTTCAATATTGagtgcagattaatcacactattaattttgaccgcaggttatcctttagctgacagcggaagGTTATGTTAAAGGTAGCGCAGGTTGTGTTGAGCAATCGGCCTAAACGTAACTACatgtattaaagtaaagcatttattaaatgtttgtgtatgacattcagaataatTGTTCAAGTCAAAACATTGGGgtcattttccccccattttaaattatgataGTAatgaactgattagaaaaagaggatgagtaTGGAGTCACAGGAGTGCCAAAATTAATAGGatatacaattaataaataaaagagaaaatttACAAATGTAGTCTTACAAAGGCAATCAATAAAAAGGAACacttatttatattaattttggcACTCCTGTGAGTGTGACGCTACGATAATTCACTCCACCACTTTCAAAGAGAAAATAAGaatcaaaaacatttacaacataGGATAAAGAACAAAATTGTGGTCTGATTAGTAGTACTGCACACAggaagtgttttgtaaacagtgCTCAGTAGGTGGATAGAGGGATCAGGGGTCAAACAGCGTGAGAGATCGAGGGTGGTAATGGCTTCAAATCATAAAACGCACAACTAAATAGAGAAAGACAAGCACCAAAGCAGGTAAACACACGTCGAGGAAGCTTGGCTTActttttattgtagtttttaaagtttttagtaGACTAAACGACAGGATAACTGGGCCTTTTGGTATGCATTCtcgcctgacctcagtaaccacaacaatggccagacacacctggattaatcaatttgtccaatcatgaaagacaggaaatgaaggcgTGGTCGATGacgatttgtgcaaagagcccatttcCGTGATGTTCATCACCACCAAGAAGTTGAGTAACACTGCTGGGAAGTATAGGACgactttgaatgtttttctttatttattaattatctGCATAAATATACATTCTAACTGTCCAGCCTGAGTTATATTGGTACAAAAAGTAGGCATGAACAAAAGCACCCAGTTGTTTTCAGCTGCTAGTGTCGTCCTGCTTTGGCGACCCTCAACGTTTCCCCTCAGAGTCGGCGCCTGCCTCGACCTTCTTACTTTGCGGCTTAATGATATTCTCCATGGTGGCGTAGCCGTTCACCGCCCCCTCGTAGAGTGTGTCCCCGGCGAACCTGGCGATGGTCACTGCACGGTCCGGGTAGTAGAGGGAGGCGCTGGTGGCGATCAAGCCCGCCGGGTAGATGACCCTCTTCACCCGCGAGCGTCTGGCTAGAAGCAGCCCCAGCACACCGGTACTAGCAATGATAACAACCCGCGCGTAAAAGTCCCCCGGTGGGTTTTTGAGGAACGTCCAGGTTTCGCCCCCGAGACCCAACACGCTTTGGACTTTGGGTTCGATGCGACCGTAGGTGGTCCGACACTGTGCAGCGTACGGCTCCGCGAGCTTCCGCAGGGTGGCGATACAATGCTCAAGTCGCCCGGTTTTGGATTCCTCGCACGCGGCTTTCTCTTGGTGCGGCGCGGCGTACAGCGACAGGTCTTCCCAGTTCAGCAAAGGCTTTGCGGGCGTAGGTTTCTTTCCGTCACCCGCCGCAGCGTAGACTGTGGCCGGCCACAAGGCGAATGCTCCCGCCATGAGTCTACCTGTCACCTTCAACATGATCCCTGGGAGCCATGCGTGGCCAATACGGCGACTCGGGATGGACATTCTTTCCCAAGGCGAACACTTGCACATATATCAGTGGACATTAACCGACAAATcctcaattatattttttaatgtggttTTAATCTAGAAATTGGTACCTTGATAGATCATGTAAGCTACTTTAAAAATTACAGGTATTGGGTGTTGCAACACGGATGTTCCCTCTCGACCGTTGAATGCAGTTTCTCTTTAAACGTCACGTTACGTTTTTGTAGTGGTCGTTCCAGTGATGTCATCGGTTACCATGGCAAAAAGGACGTCTCCATGGTACAACAGTGTAGCGACACTTTCTGCATTGAAAAGTTCTACGTTAAGAGGAATAGTCATTATATAGATAATtatttcaattgaaaaaaaaaatggaatatctTGACGTTTCATCTGTTCAAAACCTTAAGGCGCTATCTGCCTTGCTATCCTCTCAGCAAGAAGAGGAAAATGATGAAGATTATGAAGTGAGTATATTTTGCTACgtcggtgtgtgttttttttccaatctttttttttatgcctacTGTCATTATTCTCAAAATCTCTCCAGGATATGTCTCCTTATTCCAGGATGGGCCCAGGTCATGTAGGCCCCCCAgccaaaaaagagaaagaaggtGACTTAATTTTcattaagaaagaaaaatgcttaTAGTAATAATTTGTATGTGCATTTTAGAGTCGTCGGCATACACAAAAGTCAACAGCAAAGACGTGTGGAATGAGGAAGAGGTGGCCGAGGGCCCGCAGTATGATGATGTCACTGACCCCCGGCCTCAGCCTGAGTATGTCCACACGGCAGCACATGGATACAGCATGTTCTGATTGGAGGTTACACTATCCATGAATCatatatgacccccccccccatggttGTGTACAGATATGAAATAATTCTCAAACAAAGTGTAGGCACCGAGGATGTCTTTTTGGGCTTGAGCAGAAAGGACCCTTCCTCCATGTGCTGTGAAGCGATGCTGGTAATACATCTTATTATGGAAAAGATACATCTTGATCGGTCATATGTCTTTGGAGTGTCAAGTGGGAAATTCTACGACCACGTAACCAACTTTTATCTGCCTATTTCAGAAAATGAAGATCATTCTGAATTTTGTGACGTAACAGTGAGGCTAATTTACGTACTACTGCACCCACAAGCCATGATTTGGCATTGAGGCAAAACACTGTTTTCAAGTGACGGCCAAGCTACACGGAAGCACTGCTACGTCaacaaatcaacaaacaaaaaccgtAA is a window of Vanacampus margaritifer isolate UIUO_Vmar chromosome 2, RoL_Vmar_1.0, whole genome shotgun sequence DNA encoding:
- the LOC144044083 gene encoding MICOS complex subunit MIC26-like, producing the protein MCKCSPWERMSIPSRRIGHAWLPGIMLKVTGRLMAGAFALWPATVYAAAGDGKKPTPAKPLLNWEDLSLYAAPHQEKAACEESKTGRLEHCIATLRKLAEPYAAQCRTTYGRIEPKVQSVLGLGGETWTFLKNPPGDFYARVVIIASTGVLGLLLARRSRVKRVIYPAGLIATSASLYYPDRAVTIARFAGDTLYEGAVNGYATMENIIKPQSKKVEAGADSEGKR
- the dnaaf6 gene encoding dynein axonemal assembly factor 6 isoform X2, giving the protein MSPYSRMGPGHVGPPAKKEKEESSAYTKVNSKDVWNEEEVAEGPQYDDVTDPRPQPEYEIILKQSVGTEDVFLGLSRKDPSSMCCEAMLVKIKLPDSKASDVTLDVKEKFLDLRTPKYRLALHLPHPVHHQEGKAQFFSEREELEVTLVMNRPLDDINMQ
- the dnaaf6 gene encoding dynein axonemal assembly factor 6 isoform X1, which produces MEYLDVSSVQNLKALSALLSSQQEEENDEDYEDMSPYSRMGPGHVGPPAKKEKEESSAYTKVNSKDVWNEEEVAEGPQYDDVTDPRPQPEYEIILKQSVGTEDVFLGLSRKDPSSMCCEAMLVKIKLPDSKASDVTLDVKEKFLDLRTPKYRLALHLPHPVHHQEGKAQFFSEREELEVTLVMNRPLDDINMQ